The following proteins are encoded in a genomic region of Cryptomeria japonica chromosome 11, Sugi_1.0, whole genome shotgun sequence:
- the LOC131860023 gene encoding uncharacterized protein LOC131860023 — protein MGGAGWTRQSQRDFSSFVISSRLIEIPFKTGELTWTNRRSGFLNIAERLDRFFIAGDWTESHWANEAEILLITGSDHYPICLRIQDDNAPERCPFKFEAMWLWDISIRNLVEQWWKHKPDNPGNKAFILLKKLQFLKEQFKRWNRESFRNILKEKVDLEEGLKTLHEQIISQGMDEDL, from the coding sequence ATGGGGGGTGCGGGTTGGACCAGGCAGAGCCAAAGAGATTTCAGCTCCTTTGTCATAAGCTCAAGACTGATAGAAATTCCCTTCAAAACGGGGGAGTTGACATGGACCAACAGGAGGAGTGGCTTCCTTAATATAGCTGAAAGATTGGACAGGTTTTTTATAGCTGGAGATTGGACGGAGAGCCATTGGGCCAATGAAGCTGAGATTTTACTTATCACGggatcagaccattatcccatATGCCTGAGAATTCAAGATGACAATGCTCCAGAGAGATGTCCTTTCAAATTCGAGGCAATGTGGCTTTGGGATATTAGCATTAGAAACCTTGTTGAACAATGGTGGAAGCATAAGCCGGATAATCCAGGTAATAAAGCTTTCATTCTTTTAAAAAAACTTCAGTTTTTAAAAGAACAATTTAAGAGGTGGAACAGAGAATCTTTTAGGAATATCCTTAAAGAGAAGGTAGATTTAGAAGAGGGCTTAAAAACACTACATGAACAAATCATCAGTCAAGGGATGGATGAAGatctttaa